One Halarcobacter ebronensis genomic window carries:
- the efp gene encoding elongation factor P — protein sequence MANISMSELKKGLKIELDGVPYKIVEYQHVKPGKGAAFVRCKIKSFLNGKVIEKTFHAGDKCTTPDLQQKTMQFLYDDGELLQFMDNVTYEQIGLTYDQVGEAFDWIIDGMSVDMMFFNGNAITVEPPMIVELKIVDTPPNFKGDSQGGKKPATLESGAVVQIPFHILEGDVIRCDTRTGEYIEKVK from the coding sequence ATGGCTAATATTTCAATGAGTGAATTAAAAAAAGGTCTTAAAATCGAACTTGATGGAGTACCTTACAAAATCGTTGAATATCAACACGTAAAACCTGGAAAGGGTGCAGCTTTTGTTAGATGTAAAATTAAGTCATTTTTAAATGGTAAAGTTATCGAAAAAACTTTCCATGCTGGAGATAAATGTACTACTCCTGATTTACAGCAAAAAACTATGCAGTTTTTATATGATGATGGTGAATTACTACAATTTATGGACAATGTTACATATGAACAAATTGGTTTAACATATGATCAAGTAGGTGAAGCATTTGATTGGATTATTGATGGAATGAGCGTTGATATGATGTTCTTTAATGGTAATGCAATTACTGTTGAGCCACCAATGATTGTTGAACTTAAAATTGTTGATACACCACCTAACTTTAAAGGTGATTCTCAAGGTGGTAAAAAACCTGCTACATTAGAGTCTGGTGCAGTTGTGCAAATACCTTTTCATATTCTAGAAGGTGATGTTATTAGATGTGACACTAGAACTGGTGAGTATATCGAAAAAGTAAAATAA